A genome region from Carya illinoinensis cultivar Pawnee chromosome 2, C.illinoinensisPawnee_v1, whole genome shotgun sequence includes the following:
- the LOC122301408 gene encoding serine/arginine-rich SC35-like splicing factor SCL30 isoform X1, with protein MRRYSPPYYSPPRRGYGGRGRSPPRRGYDGGLGYGRRKEQNHGSLLVRNIPLDCRPEEIRVPFERFGFVRDVYIPKDYYSGQPRGFAFVQFVDPYEASEAQYHMNGKIFAGREISVVVAAETRKRPEEMRHRARVREPSGYGGRRSSYYEHSRSRSLSRSRSPHHPSGSKHRYRSRSYSPAPRRRGDYSVSPSRRQADHPKSSGGPRREQNADHGRSCSPGYANAADQNENRNGYCEKST; from the exons ATGAGGAGGTACAGTCCACCATACTATAGTCCTCCTAGGAGGGGATATGGCGGCCGAGGGAGAAGCCCTCCCAGGAGGGGATACGATGGTGGCTTGGGCTATGGTAGGCGAAAGGAACAGAACCATGGAAGCCTTTTGGTCCGCAATATTCCACTGGATTGTAG ACCAGAAGAAATTCGGGTTCCATTTGAGAGATTCGGATTTGTTAGGGATGTGTATATCCCCAAGGACTACTACTCGGG GCAACCTCGAGGATTTGCATTTGTACAGTTTGTGGATCCTTATGAGGCCTCAGAGGCTCAATATCATATGAATGGGAAAATTTTTGCTGGGAGAGAGATATCTGTGGTTGTTGCTGCCGAAACAAGGAAAAGGCCAGAAGAGATGCGTCATAGGGCTAGGGTTAG AGAACCTTCGGGCTATGGGGGACGACGGTCATCTTATTATG AACATTCTCGGTCTCGTTCACTATCCCGTTCACGCTCCCCTCACCATCCGTCAGGTTCTAAACATCGATATCGCTCAAG GTCCTACTCACCTGCACCAAGACGAAGGGGGGACTATTCAGTTTCCCCAAGTAGAAGGCAAGCAGACCACCCTAAATCATCAGGAGGTCCTCGAAGAGAGCAAAATGCTGATCACGGCAGGTCTTGCTCTCCAGGTTATGCTAATGCTGCTGATCAAAATGAAAACCGCAACGGGTATTGCGA GAAATCAACATAG
- the LOC122301408 gene encoding serine/arginine-rich SC35-like splicing factor SCL30 isoform X5 has protein sequence MHLSGSALEVIFRCINQCSRTISVCSDCIVPERQPRGFAFVQFVDPYEASEAQYHMNGKIFAGREISVVVAAETRKRPEEMRHRARVREPSGYGGRRSSYYEHSRSRSLSRSRSPHHPSGSKHRYRSRSYSPAPRRRGDYSVSPSRRQADHPKSSGGPRREQNADHGRSCSPGYANAADQNENRNGYCEKST, from the exons ATGCACTTATCTGGAAGTGCTTTGGAGGTGATATTTAGATGTATAAATCAGTGCTCTCGTACAATCAGTGTTTGCTCAGATTGTATAGTACCTGAAAG GCAACCTCGAGGATTTGCATTTGTACAGTTTGTGGATCCTTATGAGGCCTCAGAGGCTCAATATCATATGAATGGGAAAATTTTTGCTGGGAGAGAGATATCTGTGGTTGTTGCTGCCGAAACAAGGAAAAGGCCAGAAGAGATGCGTCATAGGGCTAGGGTTAG AGAACCTTCGGGCTATGGGGGACGACGGTCATCTTATTATG AACATTCTCGGTCTCGTTCACTATCCCGTTCACGCTCCCCTCACCATCCGTCAGGTTCTAAACATCGATATCGCTCAAG GTCCTACTCACCTGCACCAAGACGAAGGGGGGACTATTCAGTTTCCCCAAGTAGAAGGCAAGCAGACCACCCTAAATCATCAGGAGGTCCTCGAAGAGAGCAAAATGCTGATCACGGCAGGTCTTGCTCTCCAGGTTATGCTAATGCTGCTGATCAAAATGAAAACCGCAACGGGTATTGCGA GAAATCAACATAG
- the LOC122301408 gene encoding serine/arginine-rich SC35-like splicing factor SCL30 isoform X3 has translation MRRYSPPYYSPPRRGYGGRGRSPPRRGYDGGLGYGRRKEQNHGSLLVRNIPLDCRPEEIRVPFERFGFVRDVYIPKDYYSGQPRGFAFVQFVDPYEASEAQYHMNGKIFAGREISVVVAAETRKRPEEMRHRARVREPSGYGGRRSSYYEHSRSRSLSRSRSPHHPSGSKHRYRSRSYSPAPRRRGDYSVSPSRRQADHPKSSGGPRREQNADHGRSCSPGYANAADQNENRNGYCE, from the exons ATGAGGAGGTACAGTCCACCATACTATAGTCCTCCTAGGAGGGGATATGGCGGCCGAGGGAGAAGCCCTCCCAGGAGGGGATACGATGGTGGCTTGGGCTATGGTAGGCGAAAGGAACAGAACCATGGAAGCCTTTTGGTCCGCAATATTCCACTGGATTGTAG ACCAGAAGAAATTCGGGTTCCATTTGAGAGATTCGGATTTGTTAGGGATGTGTATATCCCCAAGGACTACTACTCGGG GCAACCTCGAGGATTTGCATTTGTACAGTTTGTGGATCCTTATGAGGCCTCAGAGGCTCAATATCATATGAATGGGAAAATTTTTGCTGGGAGAGAGATATCTGTGGTTGTTGCTGCCGAAACAAGGAAAAGGCCAGAAGAGATGCGTCATAGGGCTAGGGTTAG AGAACCTTCGGGCTATGGGGGACGACGGTCATCTTATTATG AACATTCTCGGTCTCGTTCACTATCCCGTTCACGCTCCCCTCACCATCCGTCAGGTTCTAAACATCGATATCGCTCAAG GTCCTACTCACCTGCACCAAGACGAAGGGGGGACTATTCAGTTTCCCCAAGTAGAAGGCAAGCAGACCACCCTAAATCATCAGGAGGTCCTCGAAGAGAGCAAAATGCTGATCACGGCAGGTCTTGCTCTCCAGGTTATGCTAATGCTGCTGATCAAAATGAAAACCGCAACGGGTATTGCGAGTAA
- the LOC122301411 gene encoding 16 kDa phloem protein 1-like isoform X1 yields the protein MAIGTMEVLLVNAKGLGDTDFLGRMDPYVLIQFKSQERKSSVARGEGGSPAWNEKFTFRVEYPGEGDQYKLILKIMDKDTFSADDFIGQATIYVKDLLAVGVENGTAELHPRKYSVVRTDQTYCGEIEVGVTFTPKVEENYNEEEFGGWKQSHHY from the exons atggCAATTGGGACGATGGAGGTGCTGCTGGTGAATGCGAAAGGCCTTGGCGACACTGATTTCTTAG GTCGCATGGATCCGTACGTTCTGATACAATTTAAAAGCCAAGAGCGCAAGAGCAGCGTGGCCAGAG GTGAAGGTGGATCTCCGGCGTGGAATGAGAAATTTACATTCAGGGTAGAGTATCCAGGGGAAGGTGACCAATACAAACTTATTCTCAAGATCATGGATAAGGACACGTTCTCTGCTGATGACTTCATTGGGCAAGCCAC AATCTACGTGAAGGATTTATTAGCAGTAGGAGTGGAGAATGGAACTGCCGAATTACATCCTCGCAAGTATAGCGTGGTTCGCACTGACCAAACTTATTGTGGAGAGATTGAAGTTGGTGTCACCTTCACCCCAAAG GTAGAAGAGAACTACAATGAAGAGGAGTTTGGAGGATGGAAGCAAAGCCACCACTACTAG
- the LOC122301408 gene encoding serine/arginine-rich SC35-like splicing factor SCL30 isoform X4, whose product MTLWWYHTVLILTSQCSHAISVCSGLILTSNEALLCLLSRQPRGFAFVQFVDPYEASEAQYHMNGKIFAGREISVVVAAETRKRPEEMRHRARVREPSGYGGRRSSYYEHSRSRSLSRSRSPHHPSGSKHRYRSRSYSPAPRRRGDYSVSPSRRQADHPKSSGGPRREQNADHGRSCSPGYANAADQNENRNGYCEKST is encoded by the exons ATGACGTTATGGTGGTATCATACTGTGCTAATTTTGACAAGTCAGTGCTCTCATGCAATCAGTGTTTGCTCAGGTTTAATCTTAACATCAAATGAAGCTCTGCTCTGTCTTCTTTCTAGGCAACCTCGAGGATTTGCATTTGTACAGTTTGTGGATCCTTATGAGGCCTCAGAGGCTCAATATCATATGAATGGGAAAATTTTTGCTGGGAGAGAGATATCTGTGGTTGTTGCTGCCGAAACAAGGAAAAGGCCAGAAGAGATGCGTCATAGGGCTAGGGTTAG AGAACCTTCGGGCTATGGGGGACGACGGTCATCTTATTATG AACATTCTCGGTCTCGTTCACTATCCCGTTCACGCTCCCCTCACCATCCGTCAGGTTCTAAACATCGATATCGCTCAAG GTCCTACTCACCTGCACCAAGACGAAGGGGGGACTATTCAGTTTCCCCAAGTAGAAGGCAAGCAGACCACCCTAAATCATCAGGAGGTCCTCGAAGAGAGCAAAATGCTGATCACGGCAGGTCTTGCTCTCCAGGTTATGCTAATGCTGCTGATCAAAATGAAAACCGCAACGGGTATTGCGA GAAATCAACATAG
- the LOC122301411 gene encoding 16 kDa phloem protein 1-like isoform X2, which yields MDPYVLIQFKSQERKSSVARGEGGSPAWNEKFTFRVEYPGEGDQYKLILKIMDKDTFSADDFIGQATIYVKDLLAVGVENGTAELHPRKYSVVRTDQTYCGEIEVGVTFTPKVEENYNEEEFGGWKQSHHY from the exons ATGGATCCGTACGTTCTGATACAATTTAAAAGCCAAGAGCGCAAGAGCAGCGTGGCCAGAG GTGAAGGTGGATCTCCGGCGTGGAATGAGAAATTTACATTCAGGGTAGAGTATCCAGGGGAAGGTGACCAATACAAACTTATTCTCAAGATCATGGATAAGGACACGTTCTCTGCTGATGACTTCATTGGGCAAGCCAC AATCTACGTGAAGGATTTATTAGCAGTAGGAGTGGAGAATGGAACTGCCGAATTACATCCTCGCAAGTATAGCGTGGTTCGCACTGACCAAACTTATTGTGGAGAGATTGAAGTTGGTGTCACCTTCACCCCAAAG GTAGAAGAGAACTACAATGAAGAGGAGTTTGGAGGATGGAAGCAAAGCCACCACTACTAG
- the LOC122301408 gene encoding serine/arginine-rich SC35-like splicing factor SCL30 isoform X2, which yields MRRYSPPYYSPPRRGYGGRGRSPPRRGYDGGLGYGRRKEQNHGSLLVRNIPLDCRPEEIRVPFERFGFVRDVYIPKDYYSGQPRGFAFVQFVDPYEASEAQYHMNGKIFAGREISVVVAAETRKRPEEMRHRARVREPSGYGGRRSSYYEHSRSRSLSRSRSPHHPSGSKHRYRSRSYSPAPRRRGDYSVSPSRRQADHPKSSGGPRREQNADHGRSCSPGYANAADQNENRNGKST from the exons ATGAGGAGGTACAGTCCACCATACTATAGTCCTCCTAGGAGGGGATATGGCGGCCGAGGGAGAAGCCCTCCCAGGAGGGGATACGATGGTGGCTTGGGCTATGGTAGGCGAAAGGAACAGAACCATGGAAGCCTTTTGGTCCGCAATATTCCACTGGATTGTAG ACCAGAAGAAATTCGGGTTCCATTTGAGAGATTCGGATTTGTTAGGGATGTGTATATCCCCAAGGACTACTACTCGGG GCAACCTCGAGGATTTGCATTTGTACAGTTTGTGGATCCTTATGAGGCCTCAGAGGCTCAATATCATATGAATGGGAAAATTTTTGCTGGGAGAGAGATATCTGTGGTTGTTGCTGCCGAAACAAGGAAAAGGCCAGAAGAGATGCGTCATAGGGCTAGGGTTAG AGAACCTTCGGGCTATGGGGGACGACGGTCATCTTATTATG AACATTCTCGGTCTCGTTCACTATCCCGTTCACGCTCCCCTCACCATCCGTCAGGTTCTAAACATCGATATCGCTCAAG GTCCTACTCACCTGCACCAAGACGAAGGGGGGACTATTCAGTTTCCCCAAGTAGAAGGCAAGCAGACCACCCTAAATCATCAGGAGGTCCTCGAAGAGAGCAAAATGCTGATCACGGCAGGTCTTGCTCTCCAGGTTATGCTAATGCTGCTGATCAAAATGAAAACCGCAACGG GAAATCAACATAG